One region of Gigantopelta aegis isolate Gae_Host chromosome 7, Gae_host_genome, whole genome shotgun sequence genomic DNA includes:
- the LOC121377686 gene encoding U11/U12 small nuclear ribonucleoprotein 25 kDa protein-like, with protein sequence MEEKDHQAESNDEESLSYQQRKMMDDELGSRADDLKCVDEETLSHKETMAIVQSMLKGTISTDPLLGDLPLEVTLEEVTSSIALEYGQAMTVYIDRDDGNTMPVVVQQDARVQDLKHAIRRYVTLQETRRNGIKSISWKYIWKRHWLYFDGQKLTDDGKKLKEYGIYNRATLTFINRLKQRK encoded by the exons ATGGAGGAGAAAGATCATCAAGCAGAAAGTAATGATGAAGAATCATTGAGCTATCAGCAAAGGAAAATGATGGACGATGAACTGGGTAGCAGGGCAGATGATTTAAAGTGTGTAGACGAAGAGACGCTTTCTCACAAAGAAACGATGGCCATTGTACAGTCCATGCTAAAGGGCACCATTTCA acTGATCCCCTGCTTGGTGATCTCCCTTTGGAAGTGACGTTGGAAGAAGTGACGTCTTCTATAGCCTTGGAGTATGGTCAAGCCATGACTGTCTACATTGACAGAGATGATGGGAATACCATGC ctGTAGTTGTTCAGCAAGATGCCAGAGTCCAGGATCTGAAGCACGCTATCAGAAGATATGTGACACTGCAAGAGACACGTCGTAACGGGATCAAAAGTATTAGCTG gAAGTACATTTGGAAAAGACATTGGCTATACTTTGACGGTCAAAAGCTCACAGATGATGGCAAGAAATTGAAAGA GTATGGAATCTACAATAGGGCTACACTGACATTCATAAACAGGCTAAAACAGAGGAAATAG
- the LOC121376981 gene encoding DDB1- and CUL4-associated factor 13-like: protein MRVKVLSRNPDDYLRETKRDIHKLPRNYDPGLHPFEAPREYVRALNMTKLERVFAKPFLGSLDGHRDGVHRLCKHPTSLSLLLSGACDGEIRVWNLTKHTCLKSIQGHDGFVQGLCTHPSGKYFFSCGTDKTIKQWSMDVDGSVMDEPVNTILGKTVFQSMDHHWSENLFATSGECVNIWDEERTEPIRSFTWGVDSTHHVKFNPIETHILGATAADRSILLYDMRGPVPLRKVILKLRSNAIAWNPMEAFIFTVANEDYNLYTFDMRNLKVPLNMHVDHISAVLDVDYSPTGREFVTASFDKTIRIYPFDKGHSRDVYHTKRMQRVATVRWSLDDKYILSGSDEMNIRIWKARASEKLGALKPREKSAFHYAEKLKEKFQHHPEVKRISRHRHVPKMIYNASRELRMAKESVKRKEANRRAHQRAGTVPHIPDKKKHVVDEVP from the exons ATGAGGGTCAAAGTTTTATCTCGGAATCCAGACGACTATTTAAGAGAAACAAAAAGGGACATTCACAAAC TTCCAAGAAACTATGATCCCGGCCTCCATCCATTTGAGGCACCGAGAGAATATGTCCGTGCCCTGAATATGACCAAGTTGGAGCGGGTGTTCGCCAAGCCATTCCTAGGTTCATTGGACGGACACCGAGATGGAGTACACAGGCTGTGCAAACATCCAACAAGTCTGTCACTGTTACTGTCTGGTGCTTGTGATGGCGAG ATTCGTGTTTGGAATTTGACAAAACATACCTGTTTGAAATCAATCCAAGGTCATGATGGTTTTGTTCAAGGACTTTGTACACACCCAAGTGGCAAATATTTTTTCTCG TGTGGCACGGACAAGACAATAAAACAGTGGAGTATGGATGTAGATGGATCTGTGATGGATGAACCAGTGAACACTATACTTGGCAAG ACAGTTTTTCAATCAATGGATCACCACTGGTCCGAAAACCTGTTTGCGACAAGTGGCGAATGTGTTAATATTTGGGATGAGGAGAGAACTGAGCCAATAAGAAGTTTTACGTGGGGCGTCGACAGCACTCACCACGTCAAGTTTAACCCTATTGAG acaCACATTCTTGGTGCCACTGCAGCTGACAGAAGCATACTGCTTTATGATATGAGAGGACCGGTTCCTCTCCGTAAG GTTATTCTCAAACTTAGATCCAACGCTATTGCCTGGAATCCAATGGAGGCATTTATATTTACTGTCGCCAATGAAGATTACAA TTTATACACTTTTGATATGCGGAACTTGAAAGTACCCCTGAATATGCATGTGGATCATATATCTGCCG ttcTTGATGTCGACTACTCCCCTACAGGTAGAGAGTTTGTGACAGCCAGTTTCGACAAAACTATCCGCATTTATCCATTTGACAAAGGCCATAGCAG AGACGTATACCATACTAAGAGGATGCAGAGAGTGGCGACTGTGCGCTGGTCGCTGGATGACAAATACATCTTGTCAGGCTCAGACGAGATGAACATCAGAATATGGAAGGCTAGGGCTTCGGAAAAACTTGGTGCT CTGAAACCCAGGGAGAAGTCGGCTTTCCACTACGCAGAGAAACTGAAAGAGAAATTCCAGCATCATCCTGAAGTGAAGAGAATCTCCCGTCATCGCCACGTGCCAAAGATGATCTACAACGCTTCCAGGGAACTCAGGATGGCCAAGGAATCAGTGAAAAGAAA AGAGGCAAACCGCAGAGCTCACCAGCGAGCTGGCACAGTTCCGCACATTCCTGACAAGAAGAAACATGTGGTGGATGAAGTACCGTGA